One Onthophagus taurus isolate NC chromosome 11, IU_Otau_3.0, whole genome shotgun sequence genomic window carries:
- the LOC111414528 gene encoding tetraspanin-9 encodes MSKSSYSCVRYLFCWLNVALWISGCGILGVGIWLKVACEGLANLLPQFALLGADTLAIAVGVITFVLAFFACCGSWCQNRCMLITYFSLVVCMFLAEFLVGSLAFIYREKIGHVLKEELRNGIQHHYNINDTQPNSLGSIWDKIQTDLKCCGVENYEDWFMIKAWEDKRWVPESCCYPDILYDKPNGTYCGRKLNSADNWYDRGCYSEIHNWFIARLYVIGVVGLGIAFIQLFGLISSMLLFCTVKHKRHYYTYKSYDMS; translated from the exons ATGTCTAAGTCGAGTTACTCCTGCGTTCGATATCTCTTTTGCTGGCTGAACGTTGCTCTGTGg atatctgGATGCGGAATTTTAGGCGTAGGAATTTGGTTAAAAGTAGCGTGTGAGGGATTAGCAAATTTATTACCACAATTTGCACTTCTTGGCGCGGACACTTTAGCAATCGCCGTTGGTGTAATAACGTTCGTTTTGGCATTTTTCGCATGTTGCGGATCATGGTGTCAAAATCGATGCATGTTAATCACA taTTTTAGTTTAGTGGTGTGCATGTTCCTAGCAGAATTCTTAGTAGGATCGTTGGCATTTATTTATCGCGAGAAAATCGGACACGTCTTAAAAGAAGAACTAAGAAACGGAATACAACATCATTACAATATTAATGACACCCAACCGAATAGTTTAGGATCCATTTGGGATAAAATTCAAACGGAT ttgAAATGTTGTGGTGTTGAAAATTACGAAGATTGGTTTATGATTAAAGCTTGGGAAGACAAACGTTGGGTTCCCGAATCTTGCTGTTACCCCGATATCCTTTACGACAAACCAAATGGTACATATTGCGGAAGAAAATTAAACAGCGCTGATAATTGGTACGATAGAGGTTGTTATTCAGAAATTCATAATTGGTTCATAGCGAGACTTTATGTTATTGGTGTCGTTGGATTAGGAATTGCATTTATACAG ttatTTGGGTTAATCTCATCcatgttattattttgtacGGTTAAACATAAAAGGCACTATTATACTTATAAGTCGTACGATATGAGTTag
- the LOC111414532 gene encoding histone PARylation factor 1, translating to MDLTQEEYVKDPRIACKYGWKCYQKNPIHQTKYKHPPKKRQVNHNYQQPNKKQKLNPDVATSTFNKIDKNDEDIEEKIDNVERNKELISESDNENIKIKVVEKKIEIPEKTEIEIKKLSENKNLILSGFDKKEFIKSKFLVEMPNDFYQFWDFCKNLNSKDPCLALKEIDLTLVGPFDVLSGKFDDKLEQDNENYLIHWRFYYDPPEFQTILIGTNWGYHIGYFRDEPNKNPVFLAENYAEKNGSFSVMGDNIFGSIFIYLNDLLKKASPFKKMSIQKFINLIKKESERLDLNLSKKTNSITQRDRNVIARSFNSLGMVVPYNKKTELGYRPLAISNKELKVLFEKLAKATDSEKASLMSDLQPVLTYASIATDECDFATGLELGLDMLFYGIEHLNLLTKKYLSTAYNLLNRSEFALIIQAHMSNRRKGSDLSII from the exons ATGGATTTAACCCAGGAAGAATATGTAAAAGATCCAAGGATTGCTTGCAAATATGGTTGGAAATGTTATCAGAAAAATCCGATTCATCAAACCAAATATAAACATCCCCCAAAAAAACGA CAAGTTAATCATAATTATCAACAACccaataaaaagcaaaaattaaatcctGATGTCGCAACatcaacatttaataaaattgataaaaatgacGAAGATATTGAAGAGAAAATCGATAATGTAGAAAGAAATAAAGAGTTAATTAGCGAAAGtgataatgaaaatataaaaataaaagttgttgaaaagaaaattgagaTACCAGAAAAAacagaaattgaaataaaaaaattaagcgaaaataaaaatttaatcttaagtggttttgataaaaaagaatttataaaatcgaaatttttggTGGAAATGCCGAacgatttttatcaattttgggatttttgtaaaaatttaaattcaaaagatCCATGCTTAGCCttaaaagaaatcgatttAACATTAGTTGGTCCTTTCGACGTATTATCCGgcaaatttgatgataaaTTAGAACAAGATAATGAAAACTACTTAATTCATTGGAGATTTTACTACGACCCACCAGAATTTCAAACGATTTTAATCGGAACTAATTGGGGTTATCATATTGGGTATTTTAGAGATGAACCGAATAAAAACCCCGTTTTCTTAGCAGAGAATTACGCCGAAAAGAATGGATCATTTTCCGTAATGGGagataacatttttggatcaatttt tatatatttaaatgatCTCTTAAAAAAAGCGTCTCCATTTAAAAAGATGTCGATTCAAAAGTTCATAAATCTCATTAAAAAAGAATCGGAAAGGCTCGATTTAAATCTTTCAAAGAAAACTAATTCGATAACGCAACGAGATCGAAATGTAATTGCGAGatcttttaattctttggGAATGGTTGTTCcgtataataaaaa gaCCGAATTGGGATACAGACCGCTTGCTATATCAAACAAAGAGTTGAAGGttctttttgaaaaactcgCAAAAGCTACCGATTCGGAAAAAGCTTCTCTTATGAGCGATTTACAACCGGTTTTGACTTACGCCAGCATCGCCACTGATGAATGCGATTTTGCGACGGGATTAGAACTTGGACTTGATATGTTATTTTATGGAAtagaacatttaaatttacttacaaaaaaatatttatcaacagcttataatttgttaaacCGATCCGAATTTGCTTTAATAATTCAAGCTCATATGAGTAATCGAAGAAAAGGAAgtgatttaagtattatttaa
- the LOC111414530 gene encoding probable tyrosyl-DNA phosphodiesterase: MFTKKRKIDMATKLENNRPYNIFFSSINQIPETLQQRNSITFSDLLCPSLGELKCSLQINFLIDIPWIIDQYKVHKVDNTPITILYGKIIKENKQGDYKIPSNIKHKEIICNQYGTHHSKLGVYVYSDNSLRIIVSTANLFKEDWSNYNQGIWVSPKCFSLPEGSLEKDGESPTGFKTSLLKYLDAYSKCKAFTSNFEDIIKKTDFSHINVFLVTSTPGNHSLQQDTGCHLLRTRDLLNKYCDLSNQDILNWEINAQASSIGSLQTPEHWLLGDFLTTLKSAILDQEHSPHLNVIFPTAKNVQTSLFREEGGKCLSYLKSNDEKQLWVRDYLFQWSANYWSRTHAMPHIKTYCRISPCKSKLAWLLLTSANISVAAWGNKINKQGTSYVRSYEVGVLFLPKFFNQEFFNIAQQENANSFPFIYDTDLIPYDKDDNPYYSNLKF, encoded by the exons atgtttacaaaaaagagaaagataGATATGGCCACGAAATTGGAGAATAACAGACCgtataatatctttttttcgtcgattaaTCAAATTCCCGAGACGTTACAACAAAGAAACTCCATCACATTTTCAG atTTATTGTGTCCTAGTTTGGGcgaattaaaatgttctttacaaataaactttttaattgataTACCTTGGATAATTGATCAGTATAAAGTTCACAAAGTCGA CAATACACCAATAACAATATTATACGGCAAAatcattaaagaaaataaacaggGAGATTATAAAATCCCATCGAATAtaaaacataaagaaataatatgtAACCAATATGGAACACACCATTc tAAATTGGGAGTTTACGTTTACAGTGATAATTCGTTAAGAATAATTGTGTCAACAGCAAATCTATTTAAAGAAGATTGGAGTAATTATAACCAAGG aatttggGTTAGCCCAAAATGTTTTTCACTACCTGAGGGGAGTTTGGAAAAGGATGGAGAGAGTCCTACAGGTTTCAAAActagtttattaaaatatcttgatgCCTATTCCAAATGCAAAGCTTTTACATCAAACTTTGAAGACATCATAAAAAAGACTGACTTTTCTCATATAaa CGTCTTTTTGGTAACATCAACTCCAGGGAACCACTCCTTACAACAAGATACTGGGTGTCATCTATTAAGAACACGAGATctcttaaataaatattgtgacTTATcaaatcaagatattttaaattgggAAATCAATGCACAAGCATCTAGCATAGGGTCTCTACAGACCCCCGAACACTGGTTACttggtgattttttaaccACTTTGAAATCCGCAATATTAGATCAAGAACATTCTCCTCatttaaatgttatatttcCTACAGCAAAAAATGTACAAACAAGCCTTTTTAGAGAAGAAGGTGGTAAATGTTTATCATATTTGAAGAGTAACGATGAAAAGCAACTTTGGGTTCGAGactatttatt ccAATGGTCTGCAAATTATTGGTCGAGAACACATGCAATGCCTCATATTAAAACATATTGCAGAATTTCCCCTTGCAAAAGTAAATTAGcttggttattattaacaaGCGCAAATATCTCTGTGGCTGCTTGgggtaataaaattaataaacaggGAACGTCTTATGTGAGATCATACGAAGTCGGAGTGTTATTCTTacccaaattttttaatcaggAGTTTTTTAACATTGCTCAACAAGAAAACGCAAattcttttccttttatttatgatacaGATTTGATACCTTATGATAAGGATGATAACCCATATTAttctaatttgaaattttaa
- the LOC111414529 gene encoding probable tyrosyl-DNA phosphodiesterase, with the protein MHKNKKLRQEICPHAEKCYRRNPHHFKEYDHPHLNDFLQQGDDFKLPSDFSQSRQVVVEQLNVLKSLRGNINNGKSNTANINDVSKQGSSTSVPNTTEGTKKSKKTTTFVAGNYLGHQKYTMAAKMENNKPYNLFFTTIPESYDTLDQKNSVTFADLLCPSLGELKCSLQLNFIIDISWLIEQYQVHNVNTKPLTIIYGDDFPGMSNYINKFLPNVKYHMMKMKDPFGIHHSKIGVYVYTDNSIRVVVSTANLYYEDWNHYNQGLWVSPICPQLPEGTPEHEGGGPTGFKTSLLTYLQTYNLPILKDFLEYISKADFSSVNVFFVASTPGKHYPKNSGCHLYRTLDLLSRHCKLDFDPNSWQVNIQASSIGTLGKAPGDWLRSVLLRSLACRQKYSPTTNPTVDINIIYPTVENVMKSYFGPQGGGCLPYSKKVHEKQLWLQSYLRKWSADSLSRTRAMPHIKTYCRISPCKSKLAWFLLTSANISKAAWGGGIQRDGGIYVRSYEAGVMFFPSFFNQEHFEIGKDTFPFMYDTTLKNYGSDDYPWCN; encoded by the exons atgcataaaaataagaaattacgCCAAGAAATTTGTCCACATGCcgaaaaatgttacagaagAAATCCCCATCACTTTAAAGAATATGATCATCCTCATT tgaACGATTTCTTACAACAAGGCGatgattttaaattaccaAGTGATTTTTCTCAAAGTAGACAAGTTGTTGTGGaacaattaaatgttttaaaatcattacGAGGTAATATCAATAATGGAAAATCAAATACAGCAAATATTAATGATGTTAGTAAACAAGGATCAAGCACAAGTGTTCCTAATACTACTGAAGGAAcgaaaaaatcaaagaaaacgACTACATTTGTCGCTGGAAATTATTTGGGGCACCAAAAATACACAATGGCCGCTAAAATGGAAAATAACAAGCcttataacttattttttacaacAATACCTGAATCATATGATACATTAGATCAAAAAAATTCTGTTACATTTGCAG atTTATTATGCCCAAGTTTAGGTGAACTAAAATGTTCgctacaattaaattttatcatagATATATCATGGTTAATTGAACAATATCAAGTACATAACGTAAA caCAAAACCTTTAACGATTATATACGGAGATGACTTTCCTGGTATGTCCAATtacatcaataaatttttacctAACGTTAAATATCATATGATGAAAATGAAGGATCCATTTGGAATTCATCATtc aaaaattggtGTTTATGTTTACACGGATAATTCTATAAGAGTTGTTGTATCGACAGctaatttatattatgaagATTGGAATCATTATAATCAAgg GTTATGGGTGAGTCCGATATGTCCTCAATTACCTGAAGGAACCCCTGAACACGAAGGTGGAGGCCCAACTGGTTTCAAAACAagtttattaacatatttacaaACTTACAACCTACCCATTCTTAaagatttcttggaatacaTTTCAAAAGCTGATTTTTCAAGTGTGAA TGTATTTTTTGTGGCATCAACCCCAGGAAAACACTACCCGAAAAACTCTGGATGCCACCTTTATCGAACCTTAGATCTTCTTTCTCGTCATTGCAAATTAGATTTTGATCCAAATTCTTGGCAAGTTAACATTCAAGCGTCAAGCATCGGTACATTAGGAAAAGCTCCCGGAGATTGGTTACGTAGCGTGTTATTGAGAAGTTTAGCTTGTAGACAAAAATATTCACCAACAACTAACCCTACAGTTGATATTAACATCATTTATCCAACGgtagaaaatgttatgaaaaGTTACTTTGGCCCTCAAGGTGGCGGATGTTTACCATATTCTAAAAAAGTTCATGAAAAACAATTATGGTTACAAAGTTATTTACg taaatGGTCTGCAGATTCATTATCAAGAACGAGAGCGATGCCACATATTAAAACTTATTGCAGGATTTCACCGTGTAAATCAAAATTGGCTTGGTTTTTATTAACTAGTGCTAATATTTCGAAAGCTGCTTGGGGTGGGGGTATTCAAAGAGATGGGGGTATTTACGTTAGATCTTATGAAGCTGGGGTTATGTTTTTCCCGAGCTTTTTTAACCaagaacattttgaaattggaAAAGATACATTTCCTTTTATGTATGATACAACTCTTAAAAATTATGGTTCCGATGATTACCCGTGGTGTAATTag
- the LOC111414534 gene encoding uncharacterized protein: MATRQNASLNTTTTFVPPTTASLSKAEQDKIDFYNTYDPMTGVRIAATLGGFFGLMVLLVVCKSKSKTERALEDPNIVAAAAAEAEEEERQIEAALQATAYHELNPRRSRKSLDCAGVSPGWIRSTRFSSIGGYSSLMDPPLRSPVKLPCSIDEDSPEERSIYDDFSTYYTRYLDVPRRASNITCSSSGSSYLERRGSSVILGLPAVPPHHQKNRSRRRQSSPLPEHYDYYYPIDIRVTQPTPGGSPCGSERALHDENKSPQEVHQPKLAPLASISSCNSSLGTDYEPSLASDSVFRDECDTDDEIDPFSTDTEDSDTEKGAACCRLPKEERRQRTGSESSSATVAGMSRRSQFNLDIPLADSACRPSLLSLDKTGWSKETLF, from the exons ATGGCGACGAGGCAAAATGCCTCGTTGAATACCACGACTACATTCGTTCCTCCGACAACAGCATCCCTTTCGAAAGCGGAACAAGACAAAATTGATTTCTACAACACTTACGATCCAATGACAGGAGTACGAATCGCAGCCACTCTCGGTGGGTTCTTTGGCCTTATGGTGCTTTTAGTAGTTTGTAAATCGAAATCGAAAACCGAGCGAGCATTAGAAGACCCGAATATAGTCGCCGCGGCGGCCGCGGAAGCCGAAGAGGAAGAGAGACAAATCGAAGCCGCTCTTCAAGCGACCGCTTATCACGAACTTAATCCGAGGAGATCCAGAAAAAGCTTGGATTGCGCCGGAGTATCACCGGGATGGATTAGAAGTACTCGATTTTCTTCTATCGGTGGATATTCGAGTTTAATGGATCCGCCATTAAGAAGTCCCGTTAAATTACCTTGTTCTATCGATGAAGATAGTCCCGAAGAAAGATCGATTTACGATGATTTTTCTACGTATTATACTAG GTATTTGGATGTGCCAAGGCGCGCCAGTAACATCACTTGTTCATCTTCGGGGAGTTCATATCTCGAACGGAGGGGTTCTTCCGTTATTTTGGGTCTTCCCGCGGTTCCCCCGCATCACCAAAAGAACCGCAGCAGAAGAAGACAATCTTCGCCGTTACCAGAACATTACGATTATTATTATCCGATCGATATCAGAGTTACTCAACCAACTCCGGGTGGTTCGCCTTGCGGGAGTGAAAGAGCTTTACACGATGAAAATAAATCACCGCAAGAAGTTCATCAACCAAAATTAGCACCTTTAGCATCAATTAGTAGTTGTAATAGTTCTTTAGGTACTGATTATGAGCCTTCGTTGGCTTCTGATTCGGTTTTCAGGGACGAGTGTGATACGGACGATGAAATCGATCCGTTTTCTACGGATACCGAGGATAGTGACACTGAAAAAGGTGCAGCTTGTTGTCGATTACCCAAAGAAGAACGAAGACAGCGAACCGGATCTGAATCTTCTTCGGCGACCGTTGCGGGAATGAGCAGACGTAGTCAGTTCAATCTGGACATTCCTTTAGCTGACAGTGCTTGTCGGCCTTCGTTGTTAAGTCTGGACAAGACAGGGTGGTCGAAGGAGACACTCTTCTAA